A window of Candidatus Stygibacter australis genomic DNA:
CGTCTTAATCCCATCTATTTTATTTCCTTCAAAAGGTTTACCATCTCAAGTGCTGAAATGGCTGAATCCCATCCCTTGTTTCCTGACTTGGTTCCTGCACGCTCTATTGCCTGCTCTATCGTATCAGTTGTCAATACTCCAAAAATAACCGGTTTGCCATGCTTAAGTGATACCTGGGCTACGCCTTTACTAACTTCGGCACTTACATAATTAAAATGAGGAGTTGCCCCACGAATCACTGCTCCCAGTGCTATCACAGCTATATAATCTTTGGCGCATAACTTATCTGCCACCAGTGGTATCTCAAATGATCCCGGTACCCAGATAACATCTATTTCTTCATCCTTAACACCATGACGCAAAAGACAATCCTTTGCTCCACCAAGAAGCTTACTGTTTATCAGCTCATTAAAACGACTCACTATAATCGCATAGCGACCGCCACTACTGATTAATTTTCCTTCCAGGGTTCTCATAATCACCTCCTGAATACTTATAATATTATCCAAAGTCATTAATATTATCGTTTTCTAACAGGCAAGATATTTTTGAGTTATATTACATTGCAATACTTTCGGACTACATTTACTGTGTATATGTGTGCAGTATCATCTGCTTGAACTTTCAACTAAAATTTGTCCTGAAGTCTTTTTCTTCTGTAATTTCACCCGCACATCTCACCAGCCGTTTCGACACCTTTTCTGATATAGTATTCCAATATTCCCAGACCTCAAGTAATAACCGGGTAAACAATAGGCAACCCCTTGGTAGCCCAGTTGAGATACTCCTTTGTTACTCGTAAGATACTAATAGGCTGCCTATGCTATGCTAATAAGGTGCTGATGGTGGGTTGGCTCATCGAAAATAACCCTGATAATGCCAAACTGTCGAATAATGTCAATGGCATTTTAAATTGGTACAGTTTTGGCACTCGTAACTGGTACAGATTTTCAGTTAATTTTGCCCTTCATTCTATAACTGTCACCAGCCATAACTACCGGTTCAGCATGATGAA
This region includes:
- the ribE gene encoding 6,7-dimethyl-8-ribityllumazine synthase, coding for MRTLEGKLISSGGRYAIIVSRFNELINSKLLGGAKDCLLRHGVKDEEIDVIWVPGSFEIPLVADKLCAKDYIAVIALGAVIRGATPHFNYVSAEVSKGVAQVSLKHGKPVIFGVLTTDTIEQAIERAGTKSGNKGWDSAISALEMVNLLKEIK